Within the Gammaproteobacteria bacterium genome, the region CATGCGCGAATTTCTGATCCCCGGACTGCTCGCCGTGCTGCTCGCCGGCTGCGCCACCTCGGGCGACAACGGGCCGGAGACCGACGCCGCGCGGCTCTACCAGCTCGGCAAGGAGGCGCTGCGCGAGGGCTACTACGAGACCGCGATCAAGCATTTCGAGGATCTGGCGGCGCGTTACCCCTTCGGCGACGCCGCCGCGCAGGCGCAGCTCGACCTCGCCTACGCCTATTACAAGTACGACCAGCCCGAGCAGGCGATCAGCACCGCCGACAGCTTCATCAAGACCTACCCGCGCCACCCCGACGTCGATTACGCCTACTACCTGCGCGGTCTCGCCAACTTCGGCCAGACCAGCGCCATCCTCGACAGCATCGCCCGCATCGATCCGTCGCGGCGCGACCCGCGCGCCGCGCTCGAGTCCTTCCAGCACTTCGCCGAACTGGTCAAGCGCTATCCCGACAGCCGCTACGCGCCGGACGCGGTGCAGCGCATGGTGCACCTGAAAAACTATCTCGCCAAGCACGAGATGTTCGTCGCCGACTATTACATGCAGCGCGGCGCCTGGGTCGCGGCAGCCAACCGCGCCAGGTACGTCATCGAGACCTATCCGCAGACCGGCTCGGTGCCGCACGCCCTCGCCGTGATGGCCGAGGCCTACGACCGCCTCGGCCTGGACGACCTCGCGGCCGGGGCGCGCCGCGTGCTGGAACTCAATCCGCCCGCCGAAGCGGGCCAGGACGGCTGACGGCGCCGCGCGGCACGCGAACGAACGCGGGGAGACACGCCATGTGGGATTTCTTTGAGACGGTGCGCCACCGCCACTCGGTGCGCAAATACCGCGCCGGCGGGGCGATCGAGCGGGAAAAGCTGCACGCCGTGCTGGAAGCGGCCTGCGCGGCACCGTCCGCCGGCGACCTGCAGTCCTACCGCATCTACGTGGTGGAGAACGCGGAGCTGCGCCGGCGCCCGGCGGGGGGGGGGCGGCGGGGGGGGGGGGGGGCGGCCGGGCGGCGCCGGGGGCCGGCCCGGGGGCCGACGGCGCCGGCCTGCCTGGTGTTCTGCGCCGATACCGGGCGCGCGGCGGAACAGTACGGGGAGCGCGGACGCGCGCTGTTCGCCCTGCAGGACGCGACCATCGCAGCGGCCTATGCCCAGCTTGCGGTCGTGGCGGCGGGACTCGGCTCGACCTGGGTCGGCGCCTTCGACGCGGCGGAGGTGGCGCGCGTGCTGGGGCTGGAAACGGGGCTGCAGCCGATTGCGCTGCTCAGCGTGGGGTATCCCGCCGAGCTGCCGCCGCCCACGCCGCGCCGGCCGCTCGACGAGGTCGTCCGCCACCTCCCCTGACGGGGTTCAGATGGCGTCCGAACCGGTCTCGCCGGTGCGGATGCGCAACACCTTCAGCACCTCGGTCACGAAAATCTTGCCGTCACCGATGTTGCCGGTGCGCGCCGCCTTGGTGATGGCGTCGATGCAGGTCTCGACCTGGTCGTCGTCCACCACCACCTCCACCTTGATCTTGGGCAGGAAATCCACCACGTACTCGGCGCCGCGATACAGCTCGGTGTGACCCTTCTGGCGGCCGAAACCCTTGACCTCGGTCACCGTCATGCCGGCGATGCCGATTTCCGACAGCGCCTCGCGCACATCGTCCAGCTTGAACGGCTTGATCACCGCCTCTACCTTCTTCATGGACTGCTCCTCCTTCTATCCCTGGTTCGATGACTGCTTGTCCCGCGGCGCCCCGTTGGCATCCTCGAACCCCGAGGTGATCGGGTAGCGCCGGTCGCGCCCGAAGGCGCGGCGCGAGATGCGTACGCCGGGCGGCGCCTGCCGGCGTTTGTACTCGTTGCGGTTGACCATCGCAACGCAGCGCCTGACGGTGCCGGCATCGTAGCCCTCGGCGACGATCTGCTCCACGCCCATGTCCTTCTCGACATAGCGCTCGAGGATCGCATCGAGCACCGGATAGGGCGGCAGGCTGTCCTCGTCCTTCTGGTTCGGCGCGAGCTCCGCCGTCGGCGGCCGCTCGAACACCCGCTCCGGGATCACCGCGCCCAGCGCGTTGCGGTAGCGCGCCAGCCGGTAGACCAGCGTCTTCGGCACGTCCTTGATCGGTGCGAAGCCGCCCGCCATGTCACCGTAGAGCGTCGCGTAGCCGACCGCGAGTTCGCTCTTGTTGCCGGTGGTGAGCACGATTTTACCCTTCTTGTTGGAAATCGCCATCAGGATGACGCCGCGGCAGCGCGCCTGGATGTTCTCCTCGGTGGTGTCGGCGCGCGTTCCGGCGAACTCCTCGCGCAGCATGGCGAGGAAGGCCTCGAAGGCGGGCTCGATCGGTATCACACGGTAGTCGACGCCGAGCGCGGCGGCCTCGGCCTGCGCGTCCTCCCGGCTCATGTCCGCGGTATAGCGCGACGGCATCATCACCGCCTCCACGCGCGCGGCACCGAGGGCGTCGACGGCGATGGCGAGCGTCAGGGCCGAATCAATCCCGCCCGACAGCCCGATCACCGCCCCGGAGAAGCGGTTCTTGTCGACATAGTCGCGCACGCCGAGCACGAGGGCGCGGTACAGCGCGGCCTCGTCGGCGAGCGGGGCGGCGACGGCGCCGGGCAGCGGGGCGACGCGTCCCGCAGCGTCGAGACTGAACTCCGCCGGGACAAGCCCCTGCTCCCAGGCCTGCATGCGCTGCGTCACCGCGCCCGCGGCGTCCATCACGAAGGATTCGCCGTCGAACACCAGCTCGTCCTGGCCGCCGACCAGGTTGAGGTAGAGCATCGGAACGCGCGTGGCGAGCACGCGCGCACGCAGCGCGGTCTCGCGCTCGGCGCGCTTGCCGAGATGGAACGGCGAGGCGTTGATGTTGATGATCAGCCGCGCGCCGGCGCCGACGCACTGCTCGACCGGCCCGGGCTGCCAGATGTCCTCGCACACTGTCAGGCCGACCGGTATGCCCCTGATCGGCACCACGCAGGGATCCGCGCCCGCGACGAAATAGCGCTTCTCGTCGAACACGCTGTAGTTCGGCAGCAGCTGCTTGTGGTAGGACGCGACGACCGCCCCGTCGCGCAGCAGCGAGGCTGCGTTGTAGAGGCGCTCCTGGTACAGGCGCGGATAGCCGACGATCACGTCGATGCCGCGCGTCTCCCGCGCGATGCGCTCCAGCCCGGCGCGCACCCGCTCGATCAGGGCCGGGCGCAGCAGCAGGTCCTCGGGGGGATAGCCGGTCAGCGCGAGTTCGGGGAACACCACGCAATCGGCCGCGAGCTCGGCCCGCGCCCGGGCCGCGGCCGCGATCATGCGCCCGGCGTTGCCCGCCACGTCGCCTACCAGAAAGTCGAGCTGCGCCATTGCGATGCGCAAGGATTCACTCACGGCGGACTGCCTCTGCGGAAGAGAAGCGGGTGCGCCGCGCCGGGCGTTCGGACCGGACGCGGCGCGGGGTAAACGGCAAGCGCGCCGCTCAGAAGGGGATGTCGTCGTCGAAGTCGTCGGCTCCCGCCGCGACCTGCTCGCGCGCGGCCGGCGCGGTCTGGGACTGGCCGGAACGTTCGCCGTAACTCTCGCTGCTGCTGCCGCCCGCGCCGCCGCGGCCGTCGAGCATCTGCATCTCGCTGGCGATGATCTCGGTGGTGTAGCGGTCGGTGCCGCTGTTCTTGTCCTGCCATTTGCGCGTGCGCAGGCTGCCCTCGACGTACACCTTGGGCCCTTCTTGAGGTATTCGCCCGCGATCTCGGCCAGGCGGTTATAGAACACCACGTTGTGCCATTCCGTGCGTTCCTGTTTCTCGCCCGACTGCTTGTCCTTCCACGACTCCGAGGTGGCCAGCGTGACGTTCGCCACCGCACCGCCGCTCGGCATGTAACGCACCTCCGGGTCCTTGCCCAGATTGCCAATCAGAATGACCTTGTTCACGCCTCTTGCCATGCTCGTCTCCCGGATGCTTGCACAGATACTATGAATTCATCGCCCCGCCTGCGGCCCACTCGGCTGCCAGCCGGTCCAGCCGGGCGTAGTCCACCTCGCGGCTGTCCACCTTAAGATACGCCACCCCCTCCTCCATCACAACAACCGCCTCGGCCACCCCGGGCAGGGCGAGCAGCTCGTGCTCCCGTCGCGCGGCCTCGGCGGAGGGTCCGTTCTTGCGGCCTTCCCCCATGGAAATCATATAGCTACTGAGGTAGCGCGGCGGCGCCATGGTGCGCGCCCACAGCCACCACAGGGTGGCGGCCAGGGCGCAGAAGCCGAACACCGCCCCGATGCCGCCCTGTCCGTAGAGCATACCGCCGGCCACCCCTCCGGTGAAGGCGCCGAGGAACTGCGAGGTCGAGTAGACCCCCATCGCGGTGCCCTTCTTGTCCGCCGGGGCGAACTTTGCGATCAGCGAGGGCAGCAGCGCCTCCAGCACATTGAAGGCGACGAAGAACAGCAGCAGCAGGGCGACGATCGCGGCCAGCGAATGGTGGAAGAAGGCGAGGCCGAGCTCGGCCAGCGCGATGCCGGCCACGGCGGACAGGAACACCTCCTTCAGCCGCCGGCGCTTTTCCGCGATCACCACCAGCGGCACCATCACCGCCAGCGCGACGAGCAGCACCGGGAGATAGACGTAGCCGTGGCGGGATATCTCGACCCCGGCGAAATCGCGCAGCGCGAACGGCAGCGCGACGAAGCTCGCGGTGAGGATGCAATGGAGGGCGAAGATGCCGCCGTCGAGGCGCCGCAGTTGCGGGTCGCGCAGCACCTGGCCGAAGAATCCCGGCACCGCGCCGGTGTCGCGGTGCGGACGGTGGCGCGCCGGATCGGGCACCACCAGGTACAGCAGGGCGATGCCGACGAGGGCGAGCAGCGCGGTCAGCCAGAAGATGCCGGGTACGCCGATCCAGTGGTTCAGGACCGGGCCGGCCGCGAGCGAGAGCGCGAACGACAGGCCGATGCTGATGCCGATCATCGCCATCGCCTTGGTGCGGTGCTCCTCGCGCGTGAGGTCGGCGGCGAGCGCCATCACCGCCGCGGCGATGGCGCCGCAGCCCTGCACCACGCGGCCGAGGATGATGCCGGAGATGGAATCGGCGCTGGCGGCCATCACACTGCCGAGCGCGAAGATGACCAGGCCGAAGGCGATCACCGGCTTGCAGCCGAGGCGGTCGGACAGCATGCCGAACGGAACCTGCAGCACGGCCTGCGACAGCCCGTAGGCGCCGATGGCCAGGCCGATCAGTACCGGCTCGACCGCGCCGAAGGTCTCCGAGGCGTAGAGCGAGAACACCGGCAGGATCATGAACATGCCGAGCATTCGGAAGGAAAAGATCGCGGCCAGCGACAGCGCGGCGCGGCGCTCGACGGCCGTCATACTCTCATGCGACATAAGGGTTTTTTGCCTTGCCCGTGATAAAGCGGCTATATTAACAGGTTGCTTTTAAGAGCGGGAATTCGCATGGACAAGATCCTCATTCGCGGGGCGCGCACCCACAACCTGAAGAACATCGACCTCGACCTGCCGCGCTCGCGCCTGATCGTCATCACCGGGCTGTCGGGCTCGGGCAAGTCCTCGCTCGCCTTCGACACCATCTACGCCGAGGGGCAGCGGCGCTACGTCGAGTCGCTGTCGAGCTACGCGCGCCAGTTCCTCTCCGTGATGGAGAAGCCGGACGTCGACCACATCGACGGGCTGTCGCCCGCGATCTCGATCGAGCAGAAGACCATCTCGCACAATCCCCGCTCCACCGTCGGCACGGTAACCGAGATCTACGACTACCTGCGCCTGCTCTTCGCCCGCGCCGGCGAGCCGCGCTGCCCGCGCCACGGGCAGGCGCTCGCCGCGCAGACGGTGAGCCAGATGGTCGACCACATCCTCGCGCTGCCGCCCGACACGCGCCTGCTGCTGCTCGCCCCGCTGGTGCAGGACCGCAAGGGCGAGCATGTGCAGGTGTTCGAGGAGCTGCGCGCGCAGGGTTTCGTGCGCGCGCGCGTCGACGGCAAGGTGGTCGAGCTCGACGCGACGCCGGCGCTCGATCCGCACAGGAAGCACGTCATCGAGGTGGTGATCGATCGCCTGAAGGTGCGCCCCGACGCCCAGTCGCGGCTGGCGGAATCGCTCGAGACCGCGCTGCACCAGAGCGACGGACTGGTGCGCATCGCCTTCATGGACGAGCCCGGGCGCACGGACCTGGTATTCTCGGCGCGCTACGCCTGCCCGCACTGCGGCTACAGCCTGGCCGAGCTCGAGCCGCGCCTGTTCTCCTTCAACAACCCGGCCGGCGCCTGCCCGACCTGCGACGGCATCGGCGTGATCGAGTTCTTCGACCCCGAGCGCGTCGTACAGCACCCGGAACTGAGCCTCGCCGCCGGGGCGGTGCGCGGCTGGGACCTGCGCAACACCTATTACGCGCAGATGATCCACGCCCTCGCCGCCCATTACAAGTTCGACGTCGAGACGCCGTTCCAGGACCTGCCGGAGGCGGTCCGGCAGGTGGTCCTGTACGGCAGCGGCAATGAGGAGATCGAGTTCACCTACAACGGTGAGCGCGGCGGGCACAACCTGCGCCGGCATTCCTTCGAGGGCATCCTGCCCAACATGCAGCGGCGCTACCGCGAGACCGATTCGCAGATCGTGCGCGAGGAACTGTCAAAATACCTCAACAACAAGGTATGCCCGGACTGCCGGGGCGCGCGCCTGCGCGAAGAAGCGCGCAACGTCTTCATCGGCGAGATGATCCTGCCCGAGTTCGCCTCCCTCCCGGTGGGGCGGGCGCACGCCTTCCTGGGCGCCCTCGCCCTGCCCGGCCAGCGCGGCCAGATCGCGGAGAAGATCATCAAGGAGATCAACCAGCGCCTGGAGTTCCTCGTCAACGTCGGCCTCGATTACCTCTCGCTCGACCGCCGTGCCAACACCCTGTCAGGCGGCGAGACCCAGCGCATCCGCCTCGCCAGCCAGATCGGCGCCGGCCTGGTCGGCGTCATGTACATCCTCGACGAGCCCTCCATCGGACTGCACCAGCGCGACAACCAGCGCCTGCTCAACACGCTGACCTACCTGCGCGACATCGGCAACACCGTGATCGTGGTCGAACACGACGAGGACGCCATCAACATCGCCGACTACGTGGTCGATATCGGCCCCGGCGCCGGGGTGCACGGCGGCCGCGTCATCGCCCAGGGGACGCCGCGCGACATCGCCGCCCACCCGGACTCGCTCACCGGCCAGTACCTGTCCGGCCGCCGCGCCATCGCCATCCCGGAACGGCGCGTCGCGCCCGATCCGCAGCTGCAGTGCCGCATCCTCGGCGCGCGCGGCAACAACCTGAAGGACATCGACGTGGCGATCCCGGTCGGCCTGATGACCTGCGTCACCGGTGTGTCCGGCTCGGGCAAGTC harbors:
- a CDS encoding MFS transporter, producing the protein MTAVERRAALSLAAIFSFRMLGMFMILPVFSLYASETFGAVEPVLIGLAIGAYGLSQAVLQVPFGMLSDRLGCKPVIAFGLVIFALGSVMAASADSISGIILGRVVQGCGAIAAAVMALAADLTREEHRTKAMAMIGISIGLSFALSLAAGPVLNHWIGVPGIFWLTALLALVGIALLYLVVPDPARHRPHRDTGAVPGFFGQVLRDPQLRRLDGGIFALHCILTASFVALPFALRDFAGVEISRHGYVYLPVLLVALAVMVPLVVIAEKRRRLKEVFLSAVAGIALAELGLAFFHHSLAAIVALLLLFFVAFNVLEALLPSLIAKFAPADKKGTAMGVYSTSQFLGAFTGGVAGGMLYGQGGIGAVFGFCALAATLWWLWARTMAPPRYLSSYMISMGEGRKNGPSAEAARREHELLALPGVAEAVVVMEEGVAYLKVDSREVDYARLDRLAAEWAAGGAMNS
- a CDS encoding NAD+ synthase, with product MSESLRIAMAQLDFLVGDVAGNAGRMIAAAARARAELAADCVVFPELALTGYPPEDLLLRPALIERVRAGLERIARETRGIDVIVGYPRLYQERLYNAASLLRDGAVVASYHKQLLPNYSVFDEKRYFVAGADPCVVPIRGIPVGLTVCEDIWQPGPVEQCVGAGARLIININASPFHLGKRAERETALRARVLATRVPMLYLNLVGGQDELVFDGESFVMDAAGAVTQRMQAWEQGLVPAEFSLDAAGRVAPLPGAVAAPLADEAALYRALVLGVRDYVDKNRFSGAVIGLSGGIDSALTLAIAVDALGAARVEAVMMPSRYTADMSREDAQAEAAALGVDYRVIPIEPAFEAFLAMLREEFAGTRADTTEENIQARCRGVILMAISNKKGKIVLTTGNKSELAVGYATLYGDMAGGFAPIKDVPKTLVYRLARYRNALGAVIPERVFERPPTAELAPNQKDEDSLPPYPVLDAILERYVEKDMGVEQIVAEGYDAGTVRRCVAMVNRNEYKRRQAPPGVRISRRAFGRDRRYPITSGFEDANGAPRDKQSSNQG
- a CDS encoding P-II family nitrogen regulator — translated: MKKVEAVIKPFKLDDVREALSEIGIAGMTVTEVKGFGRQKGHTELYRGAEYVVDFLPKIKVEVVVDDDQVETCIDAITKAARTGNIGDGKIFVTEVLKVLRIRTGETGSDAI
- the uvrA gene encoding excinuclease ABC subunit UvrA produces the protein MDKILIRGARTHNLKNIDLDLPRSRLIVITGLSGSGKSSLAFDTIYAEGQRRYVESLSSYARQFLSVMEKPDVDHIDGLSPAISIEQKTISHNPRSTVGTVTEIYDYLRLLFARAGEPRCPRHGQALAAQTVSQMVDHILALPPDTRLLLLAPLVQDRKGEHVQVFEELRAQGFVRARVDGKVVELDATPALDPHRKHVIEVVIDRLKVRPDAQSRLAESLETALHQSDGLVRIAFMDEPGRTDLVFSARYACPHCGYSLAELEPRLFSFNNPAGACPTCDGIGVIEFFDPERVVQHPELSLAAGAVRGWDLRNTYYAQMIHALAAHYKFDVETPFQDLPEAVRQVVLYGSGNEEIEFTYNGERGGHNLRRHSFEGILPNMQRRYRETDSQIVREELSKYLNNKVCPDCRGARLREEARNVFIGEMILPEFASLPVGRAHAFLGALALPGQRGQIAEKIIKEINQRLEFLVNVGLDYLSLDRRANTLSGGETQRIRLASQIGAGLVGVMYILDEPSIGLHQRDNQRLLNTLTYLRDIGNTVIVVEHDEDAINIADYVVDIGPGAGVHGGRVIAQGTPRDIAAHPDSLTGQYLSGRRAIAIPERRVAPDPQLQCRILGARGNNLKDIDVAIPVGLMTCVTGVSGSGKSTLVNDTLYLHAARVIGEGGEDPAPCREVTGLEHFDKVVNIDQSPIGRTPRSNPATYTGLFTHIRELFTVTTDARMRGYGPGRFSFNVKGGRCEACKGDGVIKVEMHFLPDIYVSCDVCKGRRYNRETLEIRYKGKNINEVLEMTVEDALGFFNAIPPLQRKLQTLMDVGLSYIRLGQNATTLSGGEAQRIKLARELAKRDTGRTLYILDEPTTGLHFHDIKQLLAVLHRLRDQGNTIVVIEHNLDVIKTADWLIDLGPEGGDKGGELIIAGTPEQVADCAVSYTGQFLKPVLQRRMDAVPDRPRQARRP
- a CDS encoding outer membrane protein assembly factor BamD, whose protein sequence is MIPGLLAVLLAGCATSGDNGPETDAARLYQLGKEALREGYYETAIKHFEDLAARYPFGDAAAQAQLDLAYAYYKYDQPEQAISTADSFIKTYPRHPDVDYAYYLRGLANFGQTSAILDSIARIDPSRRDPRAALESFQHFAELVKRYPDSRYAPDAVQRMVHLKNYLAKHEMFVADYYMQRGAWVAAANRARYVIETYPQTGSVPHALAVMAEAYDRLGLDDLAAGARRVLELNPPAEAGQDG
- a CDS encoding nitroreductase family protein gives rise to the protein MWDFFETVRHRHSVRKYRAGGAIEREKLHAVLEAACAAPSAGDLQSYRIYVVENAELRRRPAGGGRRGGGGAAGRRRGPARGPTAPACLVFCADTGRAAEQYGERGRALFALQDATIAAAYAQLAVVAAGLGSTWVGAFDAAEVARVLGLETGLQPIALLSVGYPAELPPPTPRRPLDEVVRHLP